In Primulina eburnea isolate SZY01 chromosome 5, ASM2296580v1, whole genome shotgun sequence, a single window of DNA contains:
- the LOC140832160 gene encoding uncharacterized protein isoform X2: protein MIPLTSTASPASSISLKPYFIPSLKPCHTRYNRFKILRQRRLRGGKCRAEFSADAPVTVAIGACILNSLVFPVAPSPEDVEAESLIDSADARFAVMGIISFIPYFNWMSWVFAWLDTGNRRYAVYALVYFAPYLRPNLSISPEESWLPIASILLCIAHIQLEASIKNGDLQGFQLFNEAARRVSSLTHKKNDKNYEERKGPP, encoded by the exons ATGATCCCTCTCACTTCCACCGCATCTCCGGCATCTTCCATTTCGCTAAAACCCTATTTTATACCCTCCCTCAAACCTTGTCATACCAGATATAATCGATTCAAAATACTCAGACAG AGGAGATTAAGGGGTGGGAAGTGTAGAGCGGAGTTCTCGGCCGACGCGCCGGTGACCGTGGCAATCGGCGCGTGTATACTTAACTCTCTGGTTTTTCCTGTGGCTCCATCACCGGAAGATGTGGAAGCAGAATCACTTATTGACTCGGCTGACGCGAGGTTCGCCGTGATGGGAATCATTAGCTTCATCCCTTATTTCAATTGGATG AGTTGGGTGTTTGCTTGGTTGGATACCGGAAATCGACGCTATGCAGTCTATGCTCTTGTCTATTTCGCTCCTTATTTGAG GCCAAATTTGTCAATATCTCCAGAGGAGAGCTGGCTGCCAATTGCTAGCATTCTTCTTTGCATCGCTCACATTCAG CTCGAAGCAAGTATTAAAAATGGAGATCTTCAGGGCTTCCAGTTATTTAATGAGGCAGCAAGACGTGTTTCGTCTCTTACGCATAAGAAGAATGACAAGAACTATGAAGAG AGAAAAGGGCCGCCATAA
- the LOC140832160 gene encoding uncharacterized protein isoform X1, which translates to MIPLTSTASPASSISLKPYFIPSLKPCHTRYNRFKILRQRRLRGGKCRAEFSADAPVTVAIGACILNSLVFPVAPSPEDVEAESLIDSADARFAVMGIISFIPYFNWMSWVFAWLDTGNRRYAVYALVYFAPYLRPNLSISPEESWLPIASILLCIAHIQLEASIKNGDLQGFQLFNEAARRVSSLTHKKNDKNYEEDREKGRHNLSSAPENFRNQIKDWNDPEKLVQDEERSSEDEDEDYDY; encoded by the exons ATGATCCCTCTCACTTCCACCGCATCTCCGGCATCTTCCATTTCGCTAAAACCCTATTTTATACCCTCCCTCAAACCTTGTCATACCAGATATAATCGATTCAAAATACTCAGACAG AGGAGATTAAGGGGTGGGAAGTGTAGAGCGGAGTTCTCGGCCGACGCGCCGGTGACCGTGGCAATCGGCGCGTGTATACTTAACTCTCTGGTTTTTCCTGTGGCTCCATCACCGGAAGATGTGGAAGCAGAATCACTTATTGACTCGGCTGACGCGAGGTTCGCCGTGATGGGAATCATTAGCTTCATCCCTTATTTCAATTGGATG AGTTGGGTGTTTGCTTGGTTGGATACCGGAAATCGACGCTATGCAGTCTATGCTCTTGTCTATTTCGCTCCTTATTTGAG GCCAAATTTGTCAATATCTCCAGAGGAGAGCTGGCTGCCAATTGCTAGCATTCTTCTTTGCATCGCTCACATTCAG CTCGAAGCAAGTATTAAAAATGGAGATCTTCAGGGCTTCCAGTTATTTAATGAGGCAGCAAGACGTGTTTCGTCTCTTACGCATAAGAAGAATGACAAGAACTATGAAGAG GATAGAGAAAAGGGCCGCCATAATCTCTCATCGGCTCCCGAAAATTTTAGAAATCAGATAAAGGATTGGAACGACCCTGAGAAACTGGTCCAAGATGAAGAACGCTCGAGTGAAGATGAAGATGAAGATTACGATTACTGA
- the LOC140832162 gene encoding oligopeptide transporter 7-like yields the protein MEFSDQITHPLITSKKDESNDPSSSLYQYSESEEENSPIPQVALTVSTTDDPSLPVLTFRMWFLGTLSCVLLSFLNQFFWYRKEPLSITAISAQIAVVPLGQLMAAKITDRVFFKGKRWEFTLNPGPFNMKEHVLITIFANSGAGTVYAIHVVTAVKIFYKQHLTFFVSLLVVITTQVLGFGWAGIFRRYLVEPAAMWWPANLVQVSLFRALHEAEERPKGGMTRTQFFIIAFICSFAYYIFPGYLFEMLTSLSWICWIFPQSVLAQQLGSGLQGLGLGAIGLDWSTISSYLGSPLASPWFATANVAVGYFFVMYVVTPLSYWFNIYDAKTFPIFSDGLFTSSGQVYNISNIIDSNFHLDTEAYMRLGPLHLSTFFAMTYGVGFAALSATVVHVLLFHGREIWEQSRSSFKENKMDIHAKLMNKYRQVPEWWFWCILAANIALTMFACEYYNEQLQLPWWGVILACVIAIFFTLPIGIITAITNQSPGLNIITEYIIGYIYPGYPVANMCFKVYGYISMTQAITFLQDFKLGHYMKIPPRTMFMAQVVGTIIAAFVYLGTAWWLMETIPSICDKTTNSVWTCPGDHVFYDASVIWGLIGPRKIFGDQGTYKMVNWFFLGGAIAPLLVWFAAKTFPNHEWIRLINMPVLIGATGNMPPATAVNYITWIIVGFLSGYVVYRYRPDLWQRHNYVLSGALDAGLAFMGVLLYMCLGLENIGLDWWGNDLDGCPYAACPTAKGIVYEGCPVVY from the exons ATGGAGTTCTCCGATCAAATAACTCATCCTCTCATAA CATCAAAAAAAGATGAGAGCAACGACCCTTCATCCAGCTTGTATCAATACTCGGAATCGGAAGAAGAAAACTCACCAATCCCACAAGTGGCCCTCACGGTGTCAACAACAGATGACCCTTCCCTCCCAGTTCTCACTTTCAGAATGTGGTTCTTAGGCACACTTTCTTGTGTTCTTCTATCATTCCTTAACCAGTTCTTCTGGTACAGAAAGGAGCCATTGTCCATCACGGCCATCTCGGCTCAGATCGCTGTGGTGCCATTAGGCCAACTGATGGCTGCAAAGATCACGGATCGTGTGTTCTTCAAAGGGAAGAGATGGGAATTCACGCTGAATCCGGGGCCGTTCAACATGAAGGAGCATGTCCTTATCACCATATTTGCGAATTCAGGAGCCGGAACCGTGTATGCTATCCATGTTGTGACTGCTGTTAAGATTTTCTATAAGCAGCACCTCACCTTCTTTGTTTCCCTCCTCGTTGTCATCACAACACAG GTACTGGGATTTGGATGGGCTGGCATATTTAGAAGGTATCTAGTGGAACCAGCAGCAATGTGGTGGCCAGCCAATTTAGTGCAGGTTTCACTCTTCAG GGCTCTTCATGAGGCCGAAGAACGACCTAAGGGCGGCATGACTCGAACTCAGTTCTTCATCATAGCATTCATCTGCAGTTTTGCTTACTACATATTCCCTGGCTATTTGTTTGAAATGCTTACCTCCCTCTCATGGATATGTTGGATCTTTCCTCAATCAGTTCTAGCCCAACAACTTGGGTCGGGTCTGCAAGGACTCGGGTTAGGAGCTATCGGGCTCGATTGGTCCACTATTTCATCATATCTTGGAAGTCCACTAGCAAGCCCATGGTTTGCCACAGCCAATGTAGCCGTTGGCTACTTCTTTGTTATGTATGTTGTGACTCCCCTTAGCTATTGGTTCAACATTTATGATGCCAAAACCTTCCCAATATTCTCCGATGGTCTCTTCACCTCGTCCGGACAAGTATACAACATATCTAACATAATCGACTCGAACTTCCATTTGGACACGGAGGCATATATGCGCCTAGGCCCTCTTCATCTCAGCACTTTTTTTGCCATGACATACGGTGTTGGATTTGCTGCACTCAGCGCTACAGTCGTGCATGTGCTTCTATTCCATGGAAG GGAAATATGGGAGCAAAGCAGATCAAGCTTTAAGGAAAACAAAATGGACATACACGCAAAACTGATGAACAAGTATAGGCAAGTACCCGAATGGTGGTTTTGGTGCATTCTTGCGGCAAATATAGCTTTAACTATGTTTGCATGTGAATACTACAATGAACAACTTCAGCTTCCATGGTGGGGAGTCATCTTAGCCTGCGTAATCGCCATTTTCTTTACCCTACCAATCGGGATTATTACTGCTATCACAAACCAG TCACCTGGCTTGAACATCATAACCGAGTACATAATTGGGTACATATATCCTGGATATCCTGTTGCCAACATGTGCTTCAAGGTTTATGGTTACATAAGTATGACACAAGCTATTACTTTTCTTCAAGACTTCAAGCTTGGACATTACATGAAGATCCCTCCAAGAACTATGTTCATGGCACAG GTTGTGGGCACCATTATAGCTGCCTTTGTGTACTTGGGAACAGCATGGTGGCTAATGGAAACCATTCCAAGCATATGTGACAAGACCACTAACAGTGTGTGGACTTGCCCCGGTGACCACGTATTCTACGATGCTTCTGTGATATGGGGATTGATCGGCCCTCGAAAGATCTTTGGAGATCAAGGAACATACAAAATGGTAAACTGGTTTTTCCTCGGTGGAGCCATAGCTCCTCTGTTAGTGTGGTTCGCTGCAAAAACCTTTCCAAATCACGAATGGATCCGACTCATTAACATGCCCGTCTTGATTGGTGCCACCGGGAACATGCCTCCGGCAACAGCTGTGAATTACATAACTTGGATAATTGTGGGATTTTTGTCTGGTTATGTAGTGTACAGATACAGGCCGGACTTGTGGCAACGACACAATTACGTTCTTTCGGGTGCGCTGGATGCTGGATTGGCCTTCATGGGAGTTCTGTTGTACATGTGCTTGGGACTTGAGAACATTGGACTTGATTGGTGGGGAAACGATCTTGATGGGTGCCCGTATGCAGCGTGCCCTACAGCAAAAGGGATAGTTTACGAAGGGTGCCCCGTTGTATATTAG